In a genomic window of Epinephelus fuscoguttatus linkage group LG23, E.fuscoguttatus.final_Chr_v1:
- the LOC125883750 gene encoding zinc finger protein 420-like isoform X1 produces MSSPKKVERTPEGEGFHKGCGGCLLSARQKQRVGNKTRSYSCDQCLKTFPTSQRLKSHQRVHSGERPYSCEQCEKAFTTAALLKQHQRIHSEEKPYSCDQCAKKFYTIYSLKSHERVHSGERPYSCDQCGKAFTALHHLKQHQAFTHSEERPHSCDQCEKTYKTVGTLHVHQKVHTGEKPFQCQECGHKFALNAKLQLHHRRYHSEERPDVCKQCDKGFITAGELKIHQRVHTGEKPYSCEQCGKRFSSPSNYRTHQRTHSGEKPFSCDKCGKAFSRLCHLKAHSVTHSGEKPHHCDECGKTFTRSETLKIHLRIHTGEKPYHCRHCEKSFISVTDRRVHERIHTGLKPYSCDECGKRFTQLCQLNNHRNIHTKEKSYPCLQCGKVFRSTSSLLSHEHIHSGEKPFKCKHCEKTFPTSQQCSRHEHVHTGVKPYSCKQCGQSFRSSSSQHKHKLMHAGVKPHQCEHCDKRFYTANRLREHERVHTGHKPYCCVKCKKRFTWSGRLKTHKCV; encoded by the exons atgagtTCTCCAAAAAAG gtggaaagaactcctgaaggagaaggatttcacaagggatgtggaggttgcctgctttctgctagacag AAACAGAGAGTCGGAAATAAAACCAGATCTTACAGCTGTGACCAGTGTTTGAAAACGTTCCCTACGTCACAGCGATTAAAGAGTCACCAGAGAGTTCACAGTGGAGAGAGACCATACAGCTGTGAGCAGTGTGAGAAAGCTTTCACCACTGCAGCACTCCTAAAACAACACCAGCGTATACACTCTGAAGAGAAACCGTACAGCTGTGACCAGTGTGCGAAAAAGTTTTACACGATATACAGTTTGAAGAGTCATGAGAGAGTTCACTCTGGAGAGAGACCGTACAGCTGTGACCAGTGTGGGAAGGCTTTTACAGCTCTCCATCATTTAAAACAACACCAGGCCTTCACACACTCTGAAGAGAGACCACACAGCTGTGACCAGTGtgagaaaacatacaaaacagtCGGAACTCTTCATGTTCATCAGAAAGTtcacactggagagaaaccatttcAGTGTCAGGAGTGTGGCCACAAATTTGCTCTAAATGCAAAACTACAGCTTCATCATCGAAGATATCACAGTGAAGAGAGACCCGACGTCTGTAAGCAGTGTGACAAAGGCTTCATCACAGCAGGGGAGCTAAAGATTCATCAGAGAGTtcacactggagagaaaccatacagctgtGAGCAGTGTGGGAAACGTTTTTCAAGTCCAAGTAACTATAGAACTCACCAACGCACTCACAGTGGAGAGAAACCCTTCAGCTGTGACAAATGTGGGAAAGCCTTCTCTCGGTTATGTCACCTCAAAGCACACAGTGTCACACACTCTGGAGAGAAACCGCACCACTGTGATGAATGTGGCAAAACTTTCACTCGATCAGAAACTCTTAAAATACACCTACGTATTCACACTGGTGAGAAACCATACCACTGCAGACACTGTGAGAAAAGTTTCATTTCTGTAACAGATCGCAGGGTCCATGAACGGATCCACACCGGACTGAAACCATACAGCTGTGATGAGTGTGGGAAGAGATTCACTCAGCTGTGTCAGCTCAACAATCACAGAAACatccacactaaagaaaaaagcTACCCTTGTCTGCAGTGTGGGAAGGTCTTCAGGTCCACTAGTTCCCTACTGTCTCATGAGCATATCCACTCTGGAGAGAAACCCTTTAAGTGCAAACACTGTGAGAAAACATTCCCAACATCACAACAGTGCTCAAGACATGAGCATGTCCACACTGGAGTGAAACCATACAGCTGTAAGCAATGTGGGCAAAGTTTTAGAAGTTCATCttcacagcacaaacacaagcTCATGCATGCTGGAGTCAAACCACATCAGTGTGAGCACTGTGACAAACGTTTCTATACAGCAAACAGACTTAGAGAACATGAGCGTGTCCACACTGGACACAAACCCTACTGTTGTGTCAAATGTAAGAAACGCTTCACCTGGTCAGGTCGGCTGAAGACACACAAGTGTGTCTGA
- the LOC125883750 gene encoding zinc finger protein 709-like isoform X5 produces MSSPKKKQRVGNKTRSYSCDQCLKTFPTSQRLKSHQRVHSGERPYSCEQCEKAFTTAALLKQHQRIHSEEKPYSCDQCAKKFYTIYSLKSHERVHSGERPYSCDQCGKAFTALHHLKQHQAFTHSEERPHSCDQCEKTYKTVGTLHVHQKVHTGEKPFQCQECGHKFALNAKLQLHHRRYHSEERPDVCKQCDKGFITAGELKIHQRVHTGEKPYSCEQCGKRFSSPSNYRTHQRTHSGEKPFSCDKCGKAFSRLCHLKAHSVTHSGEKPHHCDECGKTFTRSETLKIHLRIHTGEKPYHCRHCEKSFISVTDRRVHERIHTGLKPYSCDECGKRFTQLCQLNNHRNIHTKEKSYPCLQCGKVFRSTSSLLSHEHIHSGEKPFKCKHCEKTFPTSQQCSRHEHVHTGVKPYSCKQCGQSFRSSSSQHKHKLMHAGVKPHQCEHCDKRFYTANRLREHERVHTGHKPYCCVKCKKRFTWSGRLKTHKCV; encoded by the coding sequence AAACAGAGAGTCGGAAATAAAACCAGATCTTACAGCTGTGACCAGTGTTTGAAAACGTTCCCTACGTCACAGCGATTAAAGAGTCACCAGAGAGTTCACAGTGGAGAGAGACCATACAGCTGTGAGCAGTGTGAGAAAGCTTTCACCACTGCAGCACTCCTAAAACAACACCAGCGTATACACTCTGAAGAGAAACCGTACAGCTGTGACCAGTGTGCGAAAAAGTTTTACACGATATACAGTTTGAAGAGTCATGAGAGAGTTCACTCTGGAGAGAGACCGTACAGCTGTGACCAGTGTGGGAAGGCTTTTACAGCTCTCCATCATTTAAAACAACACCAGGCCTTCACACACTCTGAAGAGAGACCACACAGCTGTGACCAGTGtgagaaaacatacaaaacagtCGGAACTCTTCATGTTCATCAGAAAGTtcacactggagagaaaccatttcAGTGTCAGGAGTGTGGCCACAAATTTGCTCTAAATGCAAAACTACAGCTTCATCATCGAAGATATCACAGTGAAGAGAGACCCGACGTCTGTAAGCAGTGTGACAAAGGCTTCATCACAGCAGGGGAGCTAAAGATTCATCAGAGAGTtcacactggagagaaaccatacagctgtGAGCAGTGTGGGAAACGTTTTTCAAGTCCAAGTAACTATAGAACTCACCAACGCACTCACAGTGGAGAGAAACCCTTCAGCTGTGACAAATGTGGGAAAGCCTTCTCTCGGTTATGTCACCTCAAAGCACACAGTGTCACACACTCTGGAGAGAAACCGCACCACTGTGATGAATGTGGCAAAACTTTCACTCGATCAGAAACTCTTAAAATACACCTACGTATTCACACTGGTGAGAAACCATACCACTGCAGACACTGTGAGAAAAGTTTCATTTCTGTAACAGATCGCAGGGTCCATGAACGGATCCACACCGGACTGAAACCATACAGCTGTGATGAGTGTGGGAAGAGATTCACTCAGCTGTGTCAGCTCAACAATCACAGAAACatccacactaaagaaaaaagcTACCCTTGTCTGCAGTGTGGGAAGGTCTTCAGGTCCACTAGTTCCCTACTGTCTCATGAGCATATCCACTCTGGAGAGAAACCCTTTAAGTGCAAACACTGTGAGAAAACATTCCCAACATCACAACAGTGCTCAAGACATGAGCATGTCCACACTGGAGTGAAACCATACAGCTGTAAGCAATGTGGGCAAAGTTTTAGAAGTTCATCttcacagcacaaacacaagcTCATGCATGCTGGAGTCAAACCACATCAGTGTGAGCACTGTGACAAACGTTTCTATACAGCAAACAGACTTAGAGAACATGAGCGTGTCCACACTGGACACAAACCCTACTGTTGTGTCAAATGTAAGAAACGCTTCACCTGGTCAGGTCGGCTGAAGACACACAAGTGTGTCTGA
- the LOC125883750 gene encoding zinc finger protein 709-like isoform X4, translating to MSSPKKKQRVGNKTRSYSCDQCLKTFPTSQRLKSHQRVHSGERPYSCEQCEKAFTTAALLKQHQRIHSEEKPYSCDQCAKKFYTIYSLKSHERVHSGERPYSCDQCGKAFTALHHLKQHQAFTHSEERPHSCDQCEKTYKTVGTLHVHQKVHTGEKPFQCQECGHKFALNAKLQLHHRRYHSEERPDVCKQCDKGFITAGELKIHQRVHTGEKPYSCEQCGKRFSSPSNYRTHQRTHSGEKPFSCDKCGKAFSRLCHLKAHSVTHSGEKPHHCDECGKTFTRSETLKIHLRIHTGEKPYHCRHCEKSFISVTDRRVHERIHTGLKPYSCDECGKRFTQLCQLNNHRNIHTKEKSYPCLQCGKVFRSTSSLLSHEHIHSGEKPFKCKHCEKTFPTSQQCSRHEHVHTGVKPYSCKQCGQSFRSSSSQHKHKLMHAGVKPHQCEHCDKRFYTANRLREHERVHTGHKPYCCVKCKKRFTWSGRLKTHKCV from the exons atgagtTCTCCAAAAAAG AAACAGAGAGTCGGAAATAAAACCAGATCTTACAGCTGTGACCAGTGTTTGAAAACGTTCCCTACGTCACAGCGATTAAAGAGTCACCAGAGAGTTCACAGTGGAGAGAGACCATACAGCTGTGAGCAGTGTGAGAAAGCTTTCACCACTGCAGCACTCCTAAAACAACACCAGCGTATACACTCTGAAGAGAAACCGTACAGCTGTGACCAGTGTGCGAAAAAGTTTTACACGATATACAGTTTGAAGAGTCATGAGAGAGTTCACTCTGGAGAGAGACCGTACAGCTGTGACCAGTGTGGGAAGGCTTTTACAGCTCTCCATCATTTAAAACAACACCAGGCCTTCACACACTCTGAAGAGAGACCACACAGCTGTGACCAGTGtgagaaaacatacaaaacagtCGGAACTCTTCATGTTCATCAGAAAGTtcacactggagagaaaccatttcAGTGTCAGGAGTGTGGCCACAAATTTGCTCTAAATGCAAAACTACAGCTTCATCATCGAAGATATCACAGTGAAGAGAGACCCGACGTCTGTAAGCAGTGTGACAAAGGCTTCATCACAGCAGGGGAGCTAAAGATTCATCAGAGAGTtcacactggagagaaaccatacagctgtGAGCAGTGTGGGAAACGTTTTTCAAGTCCAAGTAACTATAGAACTCACCAACGCACTCACAGTGGAGAGAAACCCTTCAGCTGTGACAAATGTGGGAAAGCCTTCTCTCGGTTATGTCACCTCAAAGCACACAGTGTCACACACTCTGGAGAGAAACCGCACCACTGTGATGAATGTGGCAAAACTTTCACTCGATCAGAAACTCTTAAAATACACCTACGTATTCACACTGGTGAGAAACCATACCACTGCAGACACTGTGAGAAAAGTTTCATTTCTGTAACAGATCGCAGGGTCCATGAACGGATCCACACCGGACTGAAACCATACAGCTGTGATGAGTGTGGGAAGAGATTCACTCAGCTGTGTCAGCTCAACAATCACAGAAACatccacactaaagaaaaaagcTACCCTTGTCTGCAGTGTGGGAAGGTCTTCAGGTCCACTAGTTCCCTACTGTCTCATGAGCATATCCACTCTGGAGAGAAACCCTTTAAGTGCAAACACTGTGAGAAAACATTCCCAACATCACAACAGTGCTCAAGACATGAGCATGTCCACACTGGAGTGAAACCATACAGCTGTAAGCAATGTGGGCAAAGTTTTAGAAGTTCATCttcacagcacaaacacaagcTCATGCATGCTGGAGTCAAACCACATCAGTGTGAGCACTGTGACAAACGTTTCTATACAGCAAACAGACTTAGAGAACATGAGCGTGTCCACACTGGACACAAACCCTACTGTTGTGTCAAATGTAAGAAACGCTTCACCTGGTCAGGTCGGCTGAAGACACACAAGTGTGTCTGA
- the LOC125883750 gene encoding zinc finger protein 420-like isoform X2 yields the protein MSSPKKVERTPEGEGFHKGCGGCLLSARQKQRVGNKTRSYSCDQCLKTFPTSQRLKSHQRVHSGERPYSCEQCEKAFTTAALLKQHQRIHSEEKPYSCDQCAKKFYTIYSLKSHERVHSGERPYSCDQCGKAFTALHHLKQHQAFTHSEERPHSCDQCEKTYKTVGTLHVHQKVHTGEKPFQCQECGHKFALNAKLQLHHRRYHSEERPDVCKQCDKGFITAGELKIHQRVHTGEKPYSCEQCGKRFSSPSNYRTHQRTHSGEKPFSCDKCGKAFSRLCHLKAHSVTHSGEKPHHCDECGKTFTRSETLKIHLRIHTGEKPYHCRHCEKSFISVTDRRVHERIHTGLKPYSCDECGKRFTQLCQLNNHRNIHTKEKSYPCLQCGKVFRSTSSLLSHEHIHSGEKPFKCKHCEKTFPTSQQCSRHEHVHTGVKPYSCKQCGQSFRSSSSQHKHKLMHAGVKPHQCEHCDKRFYTANRLREHERVHTGHKPYCCVKCKKRFTWSGRLKTHKCV from the exons gtggaaagaactcctgaaggagaaggatttcacaagggatgtggaggttgcctgctttctgctagacag AAACAGAGAGTCGGAAATAAAACCAGATCTTACAGCTGTGACCAGTGTTTGAAAACGTTCCCTACGTCACAGCGATTAAAGAGTCACCAGAGAGTTCACAGTGGAGAGAGACCATACAGCTGTGAGCAGTGTGAGAAAGCTTTCACCACTGCAGCACTCCTAAAACAACACCAGCGTATACACTCTGAAGAGAAACCGTACAGCTGTGACCAGTGTGCGAAAAAGTTTTACACGATATACAGTTTGAAGAGTCATGAGAGAGTTCACTCTGGAGAGAGACCGTACAGCTGTGACCAGTGTGGGAAGGCTTTTACAGCTCTCCATCATTTAAAACAACACCAGGCCTTCACACACTCTGAAGAGAGACCACACAGCTGTGACCAGTGtgagaaaacatacaaaacagtCGGAACTCTTCATGTTCATCAGAAAGTtcacactggagagaaaccatttcAGTGTCAGGAGTGTGGCCACAAATTTGCTCTAAATGCAAAACTACAGCTTCATCATCGAAGATATCACAGTGAAGAGAGACCCGACGTCTGTAAGCAGTGTGACAAAGGCTTCATCACAGCAGGGGAGCTAAAGATTCATCAGAGAGTtcacactggagagaaaccatacagctgtGAGCAGTGTGGGAAACGTTTTTCAAGTCCAAGTAACTATAGAACTCACCAACGCACTCACAGTGGAGAGAAACCCTTCAGCTGTGACAAATGTGGGAAAGCCTTCTCTCGGTTATGTCACCTCAAAGCACACAGTGTCACACACTCTGGAGAGAAACCGCACCACTGTGATGAATGTGGCAAAACTTTCACTCGATCAGAAACTCTTAAAATACACCTACGTATTCACACTGGTGAGAAACCATACCACTGCAGACACTGTGAGAAAAGTTTCATTTCTGTAACAGATCGCAGGGTCCATGAACGGATCCACACCGGACTGAAACCATACAGCTGTGATGAGTGTGGGAAGAGATTCACTCAGCTGTGTCAGCTCAACAATCACAGAAACatccacactaaagaaaaaagcTACCCTTGTCTGCAGTGTGGGAAGGTCTTCAGGTCCACTAGTTCCCTACTGTCTCATGAGCATATCCACTCTGGAGAGAAACCCTTTAAGTGCAAACACTGTGAGAAAACATTCCCAACATCACAACAGTGCTCAAGACATGAGCATGTCCACACTGGAGTGAAACCATACAGCTGTAAGCAATGTGGGCAAAGTTTTAGAAGTTCATCttcacagcacaaacacaagcTCATGCATGCTGGAGTCAAACCACATCAGTGTGAGCACTGTGACAAACGTTTCTATACAGCAAACAGACTTAGAGAACATGAGCGTGTCCACACTGGACACAAACCCTACTGTTGTGTCAAATGTAAGAAACGCTTCACCTGGTCAGGTCGGCTGAAGACACACAAGTGTGTCTGA
- the LOC125883750 gene encoding zinc finger protein 709-like isoform X6 yields MSSPKKKQRVGNKTRSYSCDQCLKTFPTSQRLKSHQRVHSGERPYSCEQCEKAFTTAALLKQHQRIHSEEKPYSCDQCAKKFYTIYSLKSHERVHSGERPYSCDQCGKAFTALHHLKQHQAFTHSEERPHSCDQCEKTYKTVGTLHVHQKVHTGEKPFQCQECGHKFALNAKLQLHHRRYHSEERPDVCKQCDKGFITAGELKIHQRVHTGEKPYSCEQCGKRFSSPSNYRTHQRTHSGEKPFSCDKCGKAFSRLCHLKAHSVTHSGEKPHHCDECGKTFTRSETLKIHLRIHTGEKPYHCRHCEKSFISVTDRRVHERIHTGLKPYSCDECGKRFTQLCQLNNHRNIHTKEKSYPCLQCGKVFRSTSSLLSHEHIHSGEKPFKCKHCEKTFPTSQQCSRHEHVHTGVKPYSCKQCGQSFRSSSSQHKHKLMHAGVKPHQCEHCDKRFYTANRLREHERVHTGHKPYCCVKCKKRFTWSGRLKTHKCV; encoded by the exons tgagtTCTCCAAAAAAG AAACAGAGAGTCGGAAATAAAACCAGATCTTACAGCTGTGACCAGTGTTTGAAAACGTTCCCTACGTCACAGCGATTAAAGAGTCACCAGAGAGTTCACAGTGGAGAGAGACCATACAGCTGTGAGCAGTGTGAGAAAGCTTTCACCACTGCAGCACTCCTAAAACAACACCAGCGTATACACTCTGAAGAGAAACCGTACAGCTGTGACCAGTGTGCGAAAAAGTTTTACACGATATACAGTTTGAAGAGTCATGAGAGAGTTCACTCTGGAGAGAGACCGTACAGCTGTGACCAGTGTGGGAAGGCTTTTACAGCTCTCCATCATTTAAAACAACACCAGGCCTTCACACACTCTGAAGAGAGACCACACAGCTGTGACCAGTGtgagaaaacatacaaaacagtCGGAACTCTTCATGTTCATCAGAAAGTtcacactggagagaaaccatttcAGTGTCAGGAGTGTGGCCACAAATTTGCTCTAAATGCAAAACTACAGCTTCATCATCGAAGATATCACAGTGAAGAGAGACCCGACGTCTGTAAGCAGTGTGACAAAGGCTTCATCACAGCAGGGGAGCTAAAGATTCATCAGAGAGTtcacactggagagaaaccatacagctgtGAGCAGTGTGGGAAACGTTTTTCAAGTCCAAGTAACTATAGAACTCACCAACGCACTCACAGTGGAGAGAAACCCTTCAGCTGTGACAAATGTGGGAAAGCCTTCTCTCGGTTATGTCACCTCAAAGCACACAGTGTCACACACTCTGGAGAGAAACCGCACCACTGTGATGAATGTGGCAAAACTTTCACTCGATCAGAAACTCTTAAAATACACCTACGTATTCACACTGGTGAGAAACCATACCACTGCAGACACTGTGAGAAAAGTTTCATTTCTGTAACAGATCGCAGGGTCCATGAACGGATCCACACCGGACTGAAACCATACAGCTGTGATGAGTGTGGGAAGAGATTCACTCAGCTGTGTCAGCTCAACAATCACAGAAACatccacactaaagaaaaaagcTACCCTTGTCTGCAGTGTGGGAAGGTCTTCAGGTCCACTAGTTCCCTACTGTCTCATGAGCATATCCACTCTGGAGAGAAACCCTTTAAGTGCAAACACTGTGAGAAAACATTCCCAACATCACAACAGTGCTCAAGACATGAGCATGTCCACACTGGAGTGAAACCATACAGCTGTAAGCAATGTGGGCAAAGTTTTAGAAGTTCATCttcacagcacaaacacaagcTCATGCATGCTGGAGTCAAACCACATCAGTGTGAGCACTGTGACAAACGTTTCTATACAGCAAACAGACTTAGAGAACATGAGCGTGTCCACACTGGACACAAACCCTACTGTTGTGTCAAATGTAAGAAACGCTTCACCTGGTCAGGTCGGCTGAAGACACACAAGTGTGTCTGA